Proteins encoded by one window of Dryocola sp. LX212:
- a CDS encoding rhodanese-like domain-containing protein, which yields MQEIMQFVGRHPILSLAWVGLLAAVLVMTFKGLTSKVKVITRGEATRLINKEDAVVVDVRQRDDYRKGHIASSLNVPQSDIKSGNFGELEKHKAKPVIVVCGNGVSSQESAQLLIKAGFEQVTLLKEGIAGWSGENLPLVRGK from the coding sequence ATGCAAGAAATTATGCAATTCGTTGGTCGTCATCCCATACTTAGTCTGGCGTGGGTTGGTTTGCTGGCCGCTGTGCTTGTCATGACCTTCAAAGGCTTAACCTCAAAGGTGAAAGTGATCACCCGGGGTGAAGCAACGCGCTTAATCAATAAAGAAGATGCCGTTGTGGTCGATGTGCGTCAGCGCGACGACTATCGTAAAGGCCATATCGCGAGTTCCCTGAACGTACCGCAAAGCGATATCAAAAGCGGTAACTTCGGCGAGCTGGAAAAGCACAAGGCTAAACCCGTTATCGTGGTCTGTGGCAACGGCGTTTCTTCTCAGGAATCCGCGCAGCTGCTGATAAAAGCTGGTTTTGAGCAGGTGACCTTGCTCAAAGAAGGCATTGCAGGCTGGAGCGGTGAAAACCTGCCGCTGGTTCGCGGTAAATAA
- the gpmM gene encoding 2,3-bisphosphoglycerate-independent phosphoglycerate mutase — translation MSATKKPMVLVILDGYGHREEQQDNAILNAKTPVMDNLWNQRPHTLINASGLEVGLPDGQMGNSEVGHVNLGAGRIVYQDLTRLDVEIKERTFFANPVLTAAVDKAVAAGKAVHIMGLASAGGVHSHEEHILAMIELAAERGAEAIYLHAFLDGRDTPPRSAESSLKKFADKFAALGKGRVASIIGRYFAMDRDNRWDRVELAYDLMTQAKGEYQAATAAAGLEAAYARDENDEFVKPTVIRAEGEAEAVMNDGDALIFMNFRADRARQITRAFVNADFDGFARKKVVNFGDFIMLTEYAADIKTACAYPPASLTNTFGEWMAKHDKTQLRISETEKYAHVTFFYNGGVEEPFAGEDRVLINSPKVATYDLQPEMSSAELTEKLLSAINSGKYDTIICNYPNGDMVGHTGVYEAAISAVEALDNCIAQVVSAVENIGGQLLITADHGNAEQMRDPATGQAHTAHTSLPVPLIYIGERSVKAVEGGKLSDIAPTMLSLMGMEIPQEMTGKPLFIVE, via the coding sequence ATGTCGGCTACTAAAAAACCTATGGTTCTGGTGATTCTGGATGGCTATGGCCATCGTGAAGAGCAGCAGGATAACGCCATTCTGAATGCTAAAACCCCGGTTATGGATAACCTGTGGAACCAGCGCCCACACACCCTGATCAACGCATCCGGCCTGGAAGTGGGTCTGCCAGACGGACAGATGGGTAACTCAGAAGTCGGTCACGTCAATCTCGGCGCAGGCCGTATTGTTTATCAGGATCTGACTCGTCTGGATGTTGAAATTAAAGAACGTACTTTCTTTGCTAACCCGGTGCTGACTGCGGCGGTAGATAAAGCCGTTGCGGCCGGCAAAGCGGTTCATATCATGGGTCTGGCTTCTGCTGGTGGCGTTCACAGCCACGAAGAACATATCCTCGCGATGATTGAACTGGCGGCTGAACGCGGCGCAGAAGCTATCTACCTGCACGCTTTCCTCGACGGTCGCGATACACCACCGCGTAGCGCAGAGTCCTCCCTGAAGAAATTCGCCGACAAGTTTGCGGCGCTTGGCAAAGGCCGCGTGGCATCCATAATTGGCCGTTATTTCGCGATGGACCGCGATAACCGCTGGGACCGCGTGGAGCTGGCGTATGACCTGATGACTCAGGCTAAAGGCGAATATCAGGCGGCAACGGCAGCTGCGGGTCTGGAAGCGGCTTACGCTCGCGATGAAAACGACGAATTCGTGAAGCCTACCGTCATCCGTGCAGAAGGCGAAGCTGAAGCGGTAATGAATGACGGCGACGCGCTGATCTTCATGAACTTCCGTGCCGACCGTGCCCGTCAAATTACCCGCGCGTTCGTTAATGCAGATTTCGACGGCTTTGCACGTAAGAAAGTGGTTAACTTCGGCGACTTCATCATGCTGACCGAATACGCAGCGGATATCAAAACTGCCTGCGCATACCCACCTGCTTCTCTGACTAACACCTTCGGTGAGTGGATGGCGAAGCATGACAAAACCCAGCTGCGTATTTCCGAAACTGAAAAATACGCCCACGTGACCTTCTTTTATAACGGCGGCGTTGAAGAGCCATTTGCTGGCGAAGACCGCGTGCTGATCAATTCGCCAAAAGTAGCGACTTATGACCTACAGCCGGAAATGAGTTCGGCAGAATTGACTGAAAAATTACTGTCTGCCATCAACAGCGGCAAGTACGACACCATCATTTGTAACTATCCGAATGGCGATATGGTTGGTCATACCGGCGTTTATGAAGCAGCAATTTCGGCGGTTGAAGCGTTGGATAATTGCATCGCGCAGGTCGTTTCCGCAGTGGAAAATATTGGCGGCCAGCTGCTGATCACCGCGGACCACGGCAATGCGGAGCAAATGCGTGACCCGGCAACAGGACAGGCGCACACCGCACACACCAGCCTGCCGGTTCCGCTGATTTACATTGGCGAGCGCAGCGTCAAAGCAGTAGAGGGCGGCAAACTTTCTGATATCGCGCCGACCATGCTGAGCCTGATGGGCATGGAAATCCCGCAAGAGATGACTGGCAAGCCGCTGTTCATCGTGGAATAA
- the envC gene encoding murein hydrolase activator EnvC, translating into MTWATKPKRFSVRPIFYASVLSAGVLLCPLSSHADDSAQLKSIRQDIAAKERAVRQQQQQRATLLTQLKTQEQAIAQASRKLRDTQNTLTTLNRQIDTMNASLMKLQKQQAVQERNLAAQLDAAFRQGQHTGIQLILSGEESQRGQRLQAYFGYLNAARQETIAELKQTKAEVDEQKATLETKQTEQQTLLYDRQAQQAKLEDARNQRKKTLATLESSIQQDQQKLGEMRQNESRLQNQIARAAAAAKAHAEKEAREAEAVKSRQKAATSKGSTYKPTESERSLISRTGGLGAPRGQAYWPVRGSLLHRYGEQLQGELRWKGIVIAASEGKEVKAIADGRVILADWLQGYGLVVVVEHGKGDMSLYGYNQSALVSVGTQVRAGQPIALVGNSGGQGRPSLYFEIRRQGQAVNPQPWLGR; encoded by the coding sequence ATGACATGGGCCACGAAACCGAAGCGGTTTTCCGTCAGGCCCATTTTCTACGCCAGCGTGCTTAGCGCTGGCGTATTGTTATGCCCTTTATCCAGCCACGCTGACGACAGCGCACAGCTGAAATCCATTCGACAGGATATCGCCGCAAAAGAGCGCGCGGTTCGCCAGCAGCAGCAACAGCGTGCAACGCTTCTTACCCAGTTAAAAACGCAGGAACAGGCGATAGCCCAAGCCAGCCGCAAGTTACGCGATACGCAAAATACCCTCACCACGCTGAATCGACAGATTGACACCATGAACGCTTCGCTGATGAAGCTGCAAAAACAACAGGCTGTTCAGGAGCGTAACCTGGCCGCCCAGCTTGATGCGGCATTTCGTCAGGGTCAGCACACCGGGATCCAGCTCATCCTGAGTGGTGAAGAGAGCCAGCGTGGCCAGCGTCTACAGGCCTATTTTGGTTATCTGAACGCAGCGCGTCAGGAAACTATCGCCGAGTTAAAGCAGACCAAAGCGGAAGTCGACGAGCAAAAAGCGACGCTTGAAACAAAACAAACCGAGCAGCAAACGCTGCTTTACGATCGGCAGGCTCAGCAGGCAAAGCTGGAAGACGCCCGCAATCAGCGTAAGAAAACCCTCGCCACGCTTGAATCATCCATTCAACAGGATCAGCAGAAGCTTGGCGAAATGCGTCAGAACGAATCCCGTCTGCAAAACCAGATTGCCCGTGCCGCCGCCGCAGCCAAAGCGCATGCGGAAAAAGAAGCGCGCGAAGCAGAAGCGGTTAAATCACGTCAAAAAGCCGCCACCAGCAAAGGCAGCACCTATAAACCAACCGAATCAGAACGCTCGCTAATTTCTCGTACCGGCGGTCTTGGTGCACCACGCGGCCAGGCGTACTGGCCGGTTCGTGGCTCTCTGCTGCATCGCTATGGCGAACAGCTGCAAGGTGAACTACGTTGGAAAGGTATCGTTATCGCAGCGAGTGAAGGCAAGGAAGTGAAGGCCATCGCTGATGGACGTGTGATTCTTGCCGACTGGCTGCAGGGTTACGGGCTGGTTGTGGTGGTTGAACACGGTAAAGGCGATATGAGTTTGTACGGCTACAACCAGAGCGCGCTTGTCAGCGTGGGGACTCAGGTTCGCGCCGGCCAGCCCATCGCGCTGGTGGGCAACAGTGGTGGTCAGGGCCGCCCGTCACTCTATTTCGAAATTCGTCGCCAGGGCCAGGCAGTCAATCCACAACCGTGGTTGGGAAGATAA
- a CDS encoding divergent polysaccharide deacetylase family protein, with translation MPQFRHVVSSLACALALAAPAYAGKLAIVIDDFGYRPHQENQVIALPPEISVAVLPNAPHSHEMATKAHNAGHEVLIHLPMAPLSKQPLEIDTLRPDMSSAEIERIIRDAVNKVPYAVGLNNHMGSAMTSSLFGMQKVMQSLDQYNLYFLDSMTIGNSQAMRAAAGTKVKVIKRKVFLDDTQNEADIRVQFNRAVALARRNGSAIAIGHPHPSTVRVLQQMIYNLPADITLVRPSSLLNEPQMDTSRPNNAVPVKPAEQLRNPFKGAKLCKPKKPLEPVYATTYFAVLSDSIGESTLVKYMKNQWQGWDSGSPQS, from the coding sequence TTGCCTCAGTTTCGTCACGTTGTTTCCTCTCTCGCCTGCGCGCTTGCGCTGGCGGCACCCGCTTATGCCGGCAAGCTGGCGATTGTGATAGATGATTTCGGTTACCGCCCCCATCAGGAAAATCAGGTCATCGCCCTGCCTCCCGAAATCTCCGTCGCCGTTTTGCCCAACGCCCCACACTCCCATGAAATGGCGACCAAAGCGCACAATGCCGGGCATGAAGTGTTGATCCACCTGCCGATGGCGCCGCTGAGCAAGCAGCCGCTGGAAATAGATACCCTGCGCCCGGATATGAGCAGCGCTGAAATAGAGCGGATTATTCGGGATGCGGTGAACAAGGTGCCGTATGCCGTGGGCCTCAACAACCACATGGGCAGCGCCATGACCTCAAGCCTGTTTGGCATGCAGAAGGTGATGCAGTCGCTCGATCAGTACAACCTCTATTTTCTCGACAGCATGACCATCGGCAATAGCCAGGCGATGCGCGCCGCTGCGGGAACCAAGGTTAAAGTGATTAAGCGCAAAGTGTTCCTCGACGACACGCAGAACGAAGCGGATATTCGCGTTCAGTTCAATCGCGCTGTCGCGCTGGCCCGCCGTAACGGCTCGGCTATTGCTATCGGCCACCCGCATCCCTCTACTGTGCGCGTACTGCAGCAGATGATTTATAACCTGCCGGCGGACATCACGCTTGTGCGCCCCAGCAGCCTGCTGAACGAGCCGCAGATGGATACCTCCAGGCCAAATAATGCCGTCCCGGTTAAACCTGCAGAGCAGTTGCGTAACCCTTTCAAAGGCGCGAAACTTTGCAAGCCAAAGAAACCGCTGGAACCTGTGTATGCCACGACCTACTTCGCAGTGCTTAGCGATAGCATTGGTGAAAGTACGCTGGTGAAATACATGAAGAATCAATGGCAGGGCTGGGATTCTGGCTCGCCGCAATCCTGA
- a CDS encoding glycosyltransferase — protein sequence MTQQRRKILLLDNGKEWGGGTNSMLELLKRIDRQRFDITCCFYYNYARGEGETIGQVLNSIGIPVIFLPQSAQPLWAKIAKELGRSLVFFSRPGRKKVAELIDNKWRIQPNAKRIRELLQRDGYEILYMNNQPGSNQEGYLAAEPLNVAVVQHCRIEPVMTSQITGMVNRIASKVIAVSHAVERVLLRNGVEKSLCTTVSNAIDIHQPLPDDKTIRQEMGIAEDTFVFGSIGSLIPRKSSHHTLEALQQFSQQNPDAKWKLILVGEGPEHQKLQQQANAYGFADRVVFTGFRNNPLDYLAAFDAFILASKSEGLPRVVLESMLLKTVVIGSDVTGTGELIDSGRTGLLYPYGDTVTLAAHLQTVWQDSTLREAMTQRAWQQVVDRYAIEHYVAGVEAVLYAVNTTRTHHV from the coding sequence ATGACGCAACAACGGCGTAAAATTCTGCTGTTAGATAACGGTAAAGAGTGGGGAGGCGGCACCAACAGTATGCTGGAGCTGCTTAAACGCATCGACCGCCAGCGGTTTGATATCACCTGCTGCTTCTATTACAACTATGCGCGCGGCGAAGGTGAAACTATCGGGCAGGTGCTCAACAGCATCGGGATCCCGGTTATCTTTCTGCCGCAGTCCGCTCAGCCGCTGTGGGCCAAAATCGCTAAAGAGCTGGGGCGCTCACTGGTATTCTTTAGCCGCCCCGGACGCAAGAAAGTAGCGGAACTGATTGATAATAAATGGCGCATCCAGCCCAACGCTAAACGTATTCGAGAACTCCTCCAGCGTGACGGCTACGAAATCCTCTATATGAACAATCAGCCTGGTTCAAATCAGGAAGGGTACCTGGCAGCCGAGCCCCTGAACGTTGCCGTGGTGCAGCATTGCCGCATTGAGCCGGTCATGACGTCGCAGATTACCGGGATGGTTAACCGCATCGCCAGCAAAGTCATCGCCGTTTCCCACGCCGTTGAAAGGGTTCTGCTTCGCAACGGCGTAGAGAAATCACTTTGTACAACGGTTTCTAACGCGATTGATATCCACCAGCCTTTACCCGACGACAAAACCATAAGACAAGAAATGGGTATTGCTGAAGATACATTTGTTTTCGGCAGCATTGGTTCGCTTATCCCGCGAAAATCCAGTCACCATACGCTTGAAGCTTTACAACAATTTTCACAGCAAAATCCTGATGCTAAATGGAAACTGATCCTCGTCGGTGAGGGGCCGGAGCACCAGAAGCTGCAGCAGCAGGCAAACGCCTACGGATTTGCGGATCGGGTAGTTTTTACTGGCTTTCGTAACAATCCACTGGATTACCTGGCCGCTTTTGACGCGTTTATACTCGCTTCTAAAAGCGAAGGGCTGCCGCGCGTGGTGCTGGAATCCATGCTGCTAAAAACAGTGGTGATAGGTTCAGATGTGACCGGAACGGGTGAGCTGATTGATTCCGGCCGTACCGGCTTGCTCTACCCTTATGGTGATACGGTTACTCTGGCTGCCCACCTGCAAACCGTCTGGCAGGACAGCACGCTGCGCGAGGCCATGACCCAACGGGCATGGCAGCAAGTCGTCGATCGGTACGCTATCGAACATTATGTCGCCGGCGTCGAAGCCGTTCTTTATGCCGTAAATACTACACGGACCCATCATGTTTAA
- the tdh gene encoding L-threonine 3-dehydrogenase, producing MKALAKLKAEEGIWMTDTPKPEMGHNDLLIKIRKTAICGTDVHIYNWDEWSQKTIPVPMVVGHEYVGEVVGIGQEVKGFKIGDRVSGEGHITCGHCRNCRAGRTHLCRNTTGVGVNRPGCFAEYLVLPAFNAFKIPDNISDDLASIFDPFGNAVHTALSFDLVGEDVLVSGAGPIGIMAAAVAKHVGARNVVITDVNDYRLELAREMGVTRAVNVSKESLTDVMHELGMTEGFDVGLEMSGAPPAFRTMLDTMNHGGRIAMLGIPPSDMSIDWTKVIFKGLFIKGIYGREMFETWYKMAALIQSGLDLSPIITHRFGIDDFQKGFDAMRSGQSGKVILSWD from the coding sequence ATGAAAGCATTAGCAAAACTGAAGGCGGAAGAAGGCATCTGGATGACGGATACCCCGAAACCGGAAATGGGTCATAACGATCTGCTGATCAAAATCCGTAAGACCGCTATCTGCGGTACCGATGTCCATATCTATAACTGGGATGAATGGTCTCAGAAGACGATTCCTGTGCCGATGGTAGTGGGACATGAATACGTTGGCGAAGTGGTGGGTATTGGCCAGGAAGTGAAAGGCTTCAAAATCGGCGACCGCGTCTCTGGCGAAGGCCATATCACCTGCGGCCACTGCCGCAACTGCCGTGCAGGGCGCACTCACCTGTGCCGCAATACCACCGGTGTGGGCGTAAACCGTCCCGGCTGCTTTGCGGAATACCTTGTGCTGCCAGCTTTTAACGCCTTCAAAATTCCGGATAATATTTCCGACGATCTGGCGTCCATCTTCGACCCGTTTGGTAACGCGGTGCACACAGCGCTCTCTTTCGATCTGGTCGGTGAAGATGTGCTGGTGTCTGGCGCAGGCCCAATTGGCATTATGGCGGCAGCTGTCGCTAAACACGTTGGTGCCCGCAATGTCGTCATTACGGACGTTAACGATTATCGTCTTGAGCTGGCCCGTGAAATGGGCGTGACCCGCGCGGTAAACGTCAGCAAAGAGAGCCTGACCGACGTCATGCATGAGCTGGGTATGACCGAAGGTTTCGACGTAGGGCTGGAAATGTCCGGCGCGCCACCAGCGTTCCGCACTATGCTCGACACCATGAACCACGGTGGCCGCATCGCTATGCTTGGGATCCCTCCTTCAGATATGTCCATCGACTGGACAAAAGTCATCTTCAAGGGCTTGTTCATCAAGGGGATTTACGGGCGTGAAATGTTCGAAACCTGGTACAAAATGGCCGCGCTGATCCAGTCAGGCCTGGATCTGTCGCCGATTATCACCCACCGTTTCGGCATCGATGATTTCCAGAAAGGCTTTGATGCTATGCGCTCCGGGCAGTCCGGCAAGGTTATTCTTAGCTGGGATTAA
- the kbl gene encoding glycine C-acetyltransferase, with protein MREDFYQQLTSQLETARSEGLFKEERIITSAQQADITVADGSRVINFCANNYLGLANHPQLIEAAKQGMDKHGFGMASVRFICGTQDSHKELEGKLARFLGMDDAILYSSCFDANGGLFETLLGPEDAIISDALNHASIIDGVRLCKAQRYRYANNDMQELEARLKEARAAGARHVMIATDGVFSMDGVIANLQGVCDLADKYDALVMVDDSHAVGFVGENGRGTHEYCEVMDRVDIITGTLGKALGGASGGYTAGRKEVIEWLRQRSRPYLFSNSLAPAIVSASIKVLEMLETGAELRERLWANASLFREKMSAAGFTLAGADHAIIPVMLGEATVAQNFARELQKEGIYVTGFFYPVVPKGQARIRTQMSAAHTPEQIERAVDAFTRIGKQLGVIA; from the coding sequence ATGCGCGAAGATTTTTACCAACAGTTAACTTCACAGCTTGAAACCGCTCGCTCTGAAGGCCTCTTCAAAGAAGAACGGATTATCACATCTGCCCAGCAGGCGGACATCACCGTCGCTGACGGCAGCCGTGTGATTAACTTCTGCGCCAATAATTATCTGGGGCTGGCTAACCACCCGCAGCTGATCGAAGCGGCGAAGCAGGGGATGGATAAACATGGCTTCGGTATGGCCTCCGTACGCTTCATCTGTGGCACGCAGGACAGTCATAAAGAGCTTGAAGGCAAGCTTGCCCGTTTCCTGGGAATGGACGACGCTATCCTGTATTCCTCCTGCTTTGACGCCAACGGCGGGCTGTTTGAAACCCTACTTGGCCCTGAAGACGCGATTATCTCCGACGCGCTGAACCACGCTTCTATCATCGACGGCGTTCGTCTGTGTAAAGCGCAACGCTACCGTTATGCCAACAACGATATGCAGGAGCTGGAAGCTCGTCTGAAAGAGGCGCGTGCGGCGGGCGCTCGCCATGTGATGATCGCTACCGACGGCGTATTTTCTATGGATGGCGTTATTGCCAACCTGCAGGGCGTTTGCGATCTGGCGGATAAATACGATGCTCTGGTGATGGTGGATGATTCCCACGCTGTCGGTTTTGTCGGCGAAAACGGCCGTGGCACGCACGAATACTGCGAAGTAATGGATCGCGTGGACATTATCACCGGCACGCTGGGCAAAGCGCTTGGTGGGGCTTCCGGTGGCTATACCGCCGGGCGTAAAGAGGTGATTGAGTGGCTGCGCCAGCGCTCCCGCCCTTATCTTTTCTCTAACTCTCTGGCTCCAGCCATCGTTTCTGCATCAATTAAAGTGCTGGAGATGCTTGAAACGGGTGCTGAACTGCGCGAGCGCCTGTGGGCTAACGCCAGCCTGTTCCGTGAAAAAATGTCGGCGGCTGGCTTTACGCTTGCCGGTGCCGATCACGCCATCATCCCTGTGATGCTTGGCGAAGCGACCGTGGCACAGAACTTTGCCCGCGAGCTGCAAAAAGAAGGAATTTACGTTACCGGGTTCTTCTATCCGGTCGTACCAAAAGGTCAGGCGCGCATTCGTACGCAAATGTCAGCGGCGCATACCCCTGAGCAAATCGAGCGTGCGGTTGATGCGTTTACGCGTATCGGTAAACAGTTGGGCGTTATCGCCTGA
- the rfaD gene encoding ADP-glyceromanno-heptose 6-epimerase — protein MIIVTGGAGFIGSNIIKSLNDNGYTDILVVDNLKDGTKFVNLVDLNIADYMDKEDFLIQLMAGEEFGEVEAIFHEGACSSTTEWDGKYMMDNNYQYSKEVLHYCLEREIPFLYASSAATYGGRNNNFIESREYEQPLNVYGYSKFLFDEYVRQILPEANSQITGFRYFNVYGPREGHKGSMASVAFHLNTQLNNGESPKLFEGSDGFKRDFIYVGDVAAVNLWFWQNGVSGIYNCGTGRAESFQAVADATLAFHKKGSIEYIPFPEKLKGRYQAFTQADMTNLRAAGYDKPFKTVAEGVTEYMAWLNRDA, from the coding sequence ATGATTATTGTCACCGGTGGTGCCGGTTTTATCGGCAGCAATATTATCAAGTCACTGAATGATAACGGCTATACAGATATCTTAGTGGTAGACAATCTGAAAGACGGTACCAAGTTCGTAAACCTGGTTGACCTGAATATCGCCGATTATATGGATAAAGAAGATTTCTTAATCCAGCTGATGGCAGGCGAAGAATTCGGCGAAGTCGAAGCCATCTTCCACGAGGGTGCGTGTTCTTCCACCACCGAGTGGGACGGCAAGTACATGATGGATAACAACTATCAGTACTCCAAAGAGGTGCTTCACTACTGTCTGGAGCGTGAAATTCCGTTCCTGTATGCCTCTTCCGCCGCCACCTACGGCGGCCGTAATAATAACTTTATCGAATCCCGCGAATACGAGCAGCCGCTGAATGTTTATGGCTACTCCAAATTCCTGTTTGACGAATACGTGCGTCAGATCCTGCCTGAAGCAAACTCTCAGATTACCGGGTTCCGCTATTTCAACGTTTATGGGCCTCGTGAAGGCCACAAGGGCAGCATGGCGAGCGTGGCCTTCCATCTGAATACCCAATTGAACAACGGCGAGAGCCCAAAACTGTTTGAAGGCAGCGACGGCTTTAAGCGCGACTTTATCTACGTAGGCGACGTGGCGGCGGTAAACCTGTGGTTCTGGCAAAACGGCGTTTCCGGCATCTACAACTGCGGTACGGGTCGCGCGGAGTCTTTCCAGGCCGTTGCCGATGCAACGCTGGCGTTCCACAAAAAAGGCAGCATTGAGTACATTCCCTTCCCGGAAAAACTCAAAGGCCGCTATCAGGCATTCACCCAGGCCGATATGACCAACCTGCGTGCTGCCGGCTACGACAAGCCATTTAAAACCGTTGCCGAAGGCGTAACGGAATATATGGCCTGGCTTAACCGTGACGCATAA
- the rfaF gene encoding ADP-heptose--LPS heptosyltransferase RfaF: protein MKILVIGPSWVGDMMMSQSLYRTLKARYPQASIDVMAPAWCRPLLSRMPEVNEALSMPLGHGALQIGERRRLGHSLRERRYDRAYVLPNSFKSALVPFFANVPQRTGWRGEMRYGLLNDARLLDKQAWPLMVERYVALAYDKGVIASAKDLPQPLMWPKLQVNESEKAQACMAFNLDTERPIIGFCPGAEFGPAKRWPHYHYATLAGKLIDKGYQVVLFGSAKDKEAGSDILAALTAVQQAYCRNLAGDTALEQAVILIAACKAVVSNDSGLMHVAAALDRPLVALYGPSSPDFTPPLSHKAKVIRLISGYHKVRKGDAAEGYHQSLIDIAPERVMAELNELLQAGTEA from the coding sequence ATGAAAATACTGGTGATTGGCCCGTCATGGGTGGGCGACATGATGATGTCGCAAAGTCTCTACCGCACGCTCAAGGCGCGCTATCCCCAGGCGAGTATTGATGTGATGGCACCGGCCTGGTGTCGTCCATTATTGTCGCGCATGCCCGAAGTCAACGAAGCGCTCTCTATGCCGCTGGGCCATGGCGCTCTGCAAATCGGCGAACGCCGCCGCCTTGGCCACAGCCTGCGGGAAAGGCGCTACGACAGGGCCTATGTTTTGCCCAACTCTTTTAAATCCGCTTTAGTGCCTTTCTTTGCCAATGTGCCCCAGCGAACCGGCTGGCGCGGCGAGATGCGCTACGGCCTGCTTAACGATGCCCGCCTACTTGATAAACAGGCCTGGCCACTGATGGTCGAGCGCTATGTCGCCCTGGCGTATGACAAAGGCGTCATAGCATCAGCGAAAGATCTACCCCAGCCGCTGATGTGGCCAAAGCTGCAGGTCAACGAGAGCGAAAAAGCACAGGCCTGCATGGCGTTTAACCTGGATACCGAACGGCCGATTATCGGTTTCTGTCCCGGCGCTGAATTCGGCCCGGCTAAACGCTGGCCGCACTATCACTACGCTACGCTTGCCGGAAAACTTATCGACAAAGGTTACCAGGTCGTCCTGTTTGGCTCCGCAAAGGATAAAGAGGCCGGGAGTGATATTCTCGCCGCGTTAACTGCCGTACAGCAGGCGTATTGCCGGAATCTGGCGGGCGACACCGCACTGGAACAGGCCGTAATTCTTATCGCCGCATGTAAAGCGGTAGTGAGCAATGATTCTGGCCTGATGCACGTTGCTGCCGCGCTGGACAGGCCGCTGGTCGCCCTCTACGGCCCTAGCAGCCCTGACTTCACGCCTCCTCTGTCACACAAAGCCAAAGTCATTCGCCTGATTAGTGGCTATCACAAAGTCCGTAAGGGCGACGCTGCGGAGGGATATCACCAGAGTTTGATTGATATTGCACCGGAGCGGGTTATGGCTGAATTGAATGAACTTCTGCAAGCCGGGACGGAAGCATAA
- the rfaC gene encoding lipopolysaccharide heptosyltransferase RfaC has product MRVLIVKTSSMGDVLHTLPALTDAMQAIPGIRFDWVVEEGFAQVPTWHPAVGKVLPVAIRRWRKNWFSAPIKAERKSFYQALRSQQYDLVIDAQGLIKSAALVTRKARGIKHGMNWGSAREPLASLFYNKHHAIAKRQHAVERTRELFAKSIGYLKPNQQGDYAIARHFLALAPADANQYIVFLHATTRDEKHWPEAHWRDLIHLMHNSGLRIKLPWGAQHEQDRAVRLAAGFDFVDVLPRLSLEEVAEQLAGARAVISVDTGLSHLTAALDRPNITLYGPTDPGLIGGYGQNQHEITGAGNNMANISAADVFSALQKINHLATE; this is encoded by the coding sequence ATGCGGGTGCTGATCGTCAAAACCTCCTCAATGGGCGATGTGCTTCATACTTTGCCTGCGTTAACAGATGCGATGCAGGCGATCCCAGGCATCCGCTTTGACTGGGTGGTTGAAGAGGGTTTTGCCCAGGTCCCCACGTGGCATCCGGCAGTCGGCAAAGTCCTGCCCGTGGCGATACGCCGCTGGCGTAAAAACTGGTTTTCTGCACCGATAAAAGCCGAACGTAAATCCTTTTATCAGGCGCTACGGTCCCAGCAGTATGACCTTGTTATTGACGCCCAGGGGCTGATAAAAAGCGCAGCGCTGGTGACGCGAAAGGCCCGGGGCATTAAGCATGGCATGAACTGGGGCAGCGCGCGCGAGCCGCTGGCCAGCCTGTTTTATAACAAGCACCATGCCATCGCAAAGCGGCAACACGCCGTTGAACGAACCCGAGAACTTTTCGCGAAAAGCATTGGATACCTAAAGCCAAATCAGCAGGGCGATTATGCTATCGCCCGGCATTTTCTCGCGCTTGCGCCTGCCGATGCAAATCAGTATATCGTTTTTCTTCACGCCACCACGCGGGACGAGAAGCACTGGCCGGAAGCGCACTGGCGAGACCTTATTCACCTGATGCATAATTCTGGCTTACGTATTAAACTCCCATGGGGTGCCCAGCACGAGCAGGATCGTGCCGTTCGCCTGGCTGCAGGATTTGACTTTGTTGACGTGTTGCCACGTTTATCTCTGGAAGAAGTGGCAGAGCAGCTTGCTGGCGCTCGGGCTGTTATCTCAGTCGATACCGGATTAAGTCATCTCACCGCCGCACTGGATCGGCCAAATATCACGCTGTATGGCCCAACCGACCCGGGCCTGATTGGTGGCTATGGACAAAATCAGCATGAAATCACTGGTGCAGGAAACAATATGGCAAACATCAGCGCAGCGGACGTGTTTTCCGCGCTTCAGAAAATTAATCACCTGGCCACAGAATAA